In uncultured Methanobrevibacter sp., the genomic window GGTGAAATTGATTTAAATGAAATAAAAAGAGTAAGAGAAGAACTTCCACTTTTAAAGAATAAAAGAGAAAATCTCTACGAAGTTAAAAAAATATAACTATTTTAATTTAGCCAATCTTTTCTCAAAGTAAGCTAATTTTTTATCATTGTCTGCAAATACTTCAATTGCAGTCTCAATGACTCTAACCTCATTGTCATAATCATTGGATTTTCTGTAAAGAACACATAATCTTTTATATGGAGCATCTTTAGGCATTTTTGCTTCAACATATTTTTCATATTCTTTAATAGCTTTTTGAAGATTGGTTTTTTCCATTTCTTTAATTGTGCTCATAGGAATAACATTAACAATAGATTCTCCAGAAGCTTTAGCTTTTTGTCTTTTTTGAGCCTTTTTAATTGCTTTATTACAAGATTTTTTGAAGTCCTTATCATCTTCAGTTTTTCTTGCCTTTTTGATTAAGTCAATTGATTCATCAGTTGCAATATCACCCAATGCTTGAATTGCAGCGAGTTTAACACCCCAGTCCTCATCTTCAAGACATTTTGCAATGGTATCCAATTCTTCTTCAGCCTGAAGTTCACCTAAAGAACGTACAGCAACTTTTCTAACACCAAAATCATCATCTTCAGTTGCTTTAACAAAATATGGAATAACTTTTTTATCACCTGTTTCTTTAAGTGCAAATGCTAAAAAACGTTTATCCTTACCTTCTGCATTTTCAAATTCATCGATTAATTTATCAACAGCCACATCACCCATACTACCTAAAATTTCAGCTGCTTTAAATCTTACCTGTGCATTATCATCAGTAGTAGCTTTAATTAATGGTTCAATAGCATCCTCATCAGTAATTCCAACTAATGATTCGATAGCTTCTTTTCTAACTTTAACATCATCATCTGATAAATTGTTAATAGCTTCTTCAAAACTTAAATTAGACATGATATTAAATTAGTTTTCAAGTAATATATAACATTAACATTAACATTTTGAGATTTCAATTCTTATGATACATTCCATATTAAAAAAATAGATTGAAAAATAAATGAGTGAACGTTAATGTAAAATTCAGTTAATATGTTAATAAAAAAAGTAAAATAAATAAGAGAAAAATCTCTTATTTAAATAGCAGTCCAACCACCGTCAATACAGATTAATTGTCCTGTACAGAAACTAGATGCATCAGATGCAAGGTAAATTGCAATACCATCTAATTCACCAGGTTTACCTAATCTACCTGCAGGACAGTATGCTGCAATAAGGTCCATAAATCCATCCATTTCAATGGAGTCAACAGTTAATTCTGTTTCAAATACAGCAGGACCAATTGCGTTAACGGTAATATTGTATTTTGCCCATTCAACAGCTAAGTTTTTGGTTAAGTTCATTACTCCACCTTTAGCTGAGGAGTATGCACTAATTCCTCCACCAGGGAAGATTACTCTTGAGTGAATTGAACCGATGTTGATGATTTTACCATATTCTTGTTCAATCATTATTTCTCCAACAGCTTTACACATGTAGTATACACCGCTCAAGTCAATGTGAATGTGTCTTTCCCATTCTTCATTAGTTTGATCGGTAACCATTTTGTTGTTTCCCATACCTGCTGCGTTAACCAAAATGTCAATTCTACCGTAAGCATCCATAACTTTTGCAACAGCTGCGGTGATACTGTCATAGTCTCCAACATCACATACAGCGTACATTACATCAGTACCGAATTCTTTTTCGATTTCAGCGACATTTTCTTAGAGTCTTTCTTCTCTTCTAGCAAATAATGCTAATTTTGCACCTTGGCTTGCATATGCTTGAGCAATTTGCCAACCAAGACCTGAGGAAGCACCAGTAATAAGTGCAACTTTATCTTTAATATCAAAATAGTTTTTCATTTTTATACCACCTAGGCATGAGCCTATGTTTATATTATTTGTAAAATCTAACTATTTAATAATTATTATTAAAAAAATTCGTAAATATCCAAACTAACTTAATTAAATTTCAAAGCCAAGTAAATATTATTCAAAATTTAAAATAACACTTCTCTTGAAAATTAATATAAATACAAGAACATATTATAAATAATAAAAACAGAGGAATGTAAAATGATTGAAGAACAGACAAAAAGCTATTCCAAAAAGCAAATTTTTAAAACTTTGCATCCATGGGTTAGAACTTGGTTTAATTCAAATTTTGAAGATTTCACACCAGCTCAGAAAAAAGCAATCATTGACATTCACAAAAAAAACAATATTCTAATATCATCACCAACCGGTTCTGGAAAAACATTGACAGCGTTTCTATCAGTTATAAGCGATTTAACAAGGTTGGCCGAGAAAGATCAGCTGGAAGATAAAGTATACTGCATTTACATTTCACCGCTAAAAGCACTAGACAATGATATTGAAAAAAATTTGGATGAACCATTAAACGGCATTGAAAAAATAGCTGGAAAAGAATTAGGAATTAGAAAAGCCGTCAGAACAGGAGATACATCACAATATCAAAGACAAAAAATGCTTAAAAAGCCACCACACATCCTTATTACAACTCCCGAAACATTATCCATTTTACTCGTAGCTCCCAAATTCAGAGAAAAATTAAGTCACGTAAAATATGTAATCATTGATGAAATCCATTCACTTGCTGAAAATAAAAGAGGAGTGCATTTAAGCCTATCTCTAGAAAGACTGCAACATTTGATTGGACAATACACACGTATCGGCTTATCAGCAACTGTCAGTCCACTTGAAGAAGTTGCTAAATTTCTTGTAGGATACGAATATGGAGTGGAGCGAAACTGCAAAATAGTTAATATAAACTATTTAAAAGAACTTGATATGGAAGTAATGTGTCCTGTAAGCGATATCGTGCTGGCCGACGAGGAAGATACGAAACTCGGAATGTATGACCTGTTGGATGATTTGATTTGGGAAAACAAAACCACATTAATATTTACAAATACCCGTAGCGGAACAGAACGTTTTGTTTATAATTTAAAGAAAATGTATCCCATGCATTACAACAATTCAAACATAATGGCTCACCATTCTTCACTATCAAAAGAAGTGCGTTTGGAAACAGAAAACAAGTTGAAGGAAGGAAAATTAAAAGCAGTTGTTTCTTCAACATCACTGGAACTTGGAATTGATATAGGATACATTGATTTGGTTGTTTTAATAAACTCCCCAAAATCCGTTGCAAGAGCCCTTCAAAGAATTGGGCGTAGCGGGCACAAATTACATGAAAAATCAAGAGGAAAAATAATTGTTACAGACCGTGACGATTTGGTTGAATGTTCCGTGCTTTTAAAAAATGCAAAAGAAGGCAAAATTGACAAAATTTCAATCCCCAAAAACTGTTTAGACGTCCTGGCACAGCACATTTACGGAATGAGCATTGAAAATCCATGGGATATTGACTATGCATATGATGTAATCCGCAAAAGTTACTGCTACAAAGACCTCTCAAGAGATGATTATGAAGATGTTTTAAGTTATATGGCAGGAGAATATCCTGAACTCGAAGAGAGATATGTTTATGCAAAAATCTGGATTGACTATGAAGAAAACACATTTGGAAAGCGTGGAAAACTAGCCAGAATGCTTTATTCAACAAATATTGGAACAATACCTGATTCTTCAGGAGTTCTTGTCAAATGTGATGGAGAAACCGTTGGAAAAATTGAAGAGACATTTATGGAAAGACTGAAAAAAGGAGATACTTTTGTTCTGGGAGGCAGAACTTTCAGATTCAACTACGGAAAAGGAATGACAATTAATGTAAGTCCTGCAAGCGGACCCCCAACAATCCCTTCATGGTTTTCACAGCAACTCCCGCTAGCTTTTGATTTGGCAATGGACATCCAACAATTTAGAGACCATATGGATTCTAGATTCCAATACAGAAGAAGCAAAGAGGAAATTATGGAATTCATTCATGAATATTTATATGTTGATGATTTTGCAGCCAATTCAATTTATGAATACTTTATTGAACAGTTTAAATACGCCCAAATTCCAACAAAACGAAGATTATTAATTGAATATTATAAAGGATTTGGCGGAAGACGTTTTGTAATATTCCATTCTTTATTCGGAAGAAAGGTGAACGATGCACTGTCAAGAGCCGTTGCTTATATTGTTGCTCAAAAATACAATATGAACATTACAATCTCAATTTCAGACAATGGATTTTATTTAAGTTCTGACGGAAAAATCGGAGGTTTAGAATCATTCCGTGAGATTACACCGGAGAATTTTGAAACAATATTGACAAATGCATTAAATAAAACAGAAACACTGGCTTCAAGATTCAGACACTGTGCCGGAAGATCATTGATGACCCTTAGAAGATACAAAGGAGAATCCAAATCTGTAGGCAGACAGCAGGTTCGGGGAAAAATCCTTTTGAAATTTGTTCAGGACATGGATGATGACTTTTCAATTCTAAAAGAGGCGAGAAGGGAAGCGCTTGAAGATTATATGGACATTAAAAATGCATTAAAAATAATTGAAATGATTGACAGGGAAGAAATGGAAATAAAAACTATAAATACTGTTATTCCAAGTCCTTTTGCATTTAATCTAGTTTCACAAGGATATCTTGATGTTTTAAACCAAAATGATAAGGGAGAATTTACAAAAAGGATGCATCAGGCAATACTTGATCAAATTAAAGACAAATTAAAAGATATCTACTAATAAGTAAATACTTATATAAACAACATTAAATAATCATAATGAAAGGTGATACTGTGACTAAATGGAAAGTTGTAATTATCGGATTTATATTGGCAGTAATTGTAAAAGCCTTTTTCGCAAGATATGAATTTATAGGATTACTGATTGTGGGATTCATTACAGGTTATATTGCCCATTCCGGAATGCTTGGAGGCCTTTGGAATGCCGCTGTTGCAGGAGCATTTGGTACAATTGTTTCCGCAATACTATTTGTCCTAGCTACAACTATAGGAGGTAGTTTCCTCGGAATATTTGGAGGTTTAACAGGATTTACAATTTCTGGAATTTCAAGCATCTTCCTAGTTATAGGAGATTTAATCTACTATGCAATAGTCATGGGAATTACAGGAGCCATCGGAGGGGCAATTGCTTCTAAAAATGATAATTAAGTTTTTGGAGATATAAAATGAAATACGATTTGGGCATAAATATTAAAGCATTAGTATTTGGAACCGCAATAGCGGCTGCATTTATACTATTTGGATTCCAATACAATGATTGGTTATACGCATTTTCAGCACTAGGACTATTATACGCAGGATACGGACAAGACAATATTAAAGCAGGTACCCTAATGGGTGCACTTGCATCAACAATTATTGTAATTTTGGCATTGGAAGGATATATGGGGAAATTTGATGGATTTTTCGCAACTGAAACCGGAATCCTAATTGTTACAATAGCCATCATTTTAGTAGGTGCACTTGTAGGTTTTGTTGGTGCATGGACAAAAAGAAGTCGTGAAAAAGCAAAAATAGAATATGAAAAACAGCAAAAAATAGGTAAAAATAAAAAGAAAAACAAAAAATAATAACAAATTTATGTTATTATTTTTTCTAATTCATCTCTTTCTATTCCTCTTTTAATTTCAACAGCCACTCTTCTACCCATACTCATTGGTTTGCCGTAAGTCAGGTAGGAGTAAGGAGAACCATCCATAAATGTATTTGTTCCACCATCAGTTCTTGCACTAATTTCGAAACAAATTACTTCCAAATTATCATTTACAAGTGTTTGCATACAGAATGGACCATTTAAACCAGGAGCAACTAATTTTTTAGCACTTTCAGTTAATTTATCAGCAATATCAAATACTTGAGGAAGTAATGATTCACGAATTACTGCAGGGTGATTACCAGTTACAACATAAGATGGGCTTAAATCAATGTCCAATTGATCTTTTGCAGGCATTCTTACAAATCCGTCAATACTGGATTCGTATCTTGTGTCCATACCCATTAATTCAACAGTATCATCAAGTGCGGAGTAGAAATAGTGTATACAGTAATTACAACCTGAAACATATTCTTCAATATGTGCTGCTTCAACATCACTGTCTTCTAACCAGCCACGTGCTTTCATGGCATCAATTTTTGCATCAAATTCTTCAGTGGATGATGCTACAAAGTAACCTCTTCCACCTCTTGCGCCTGGGAACTTAACCATTACAGGCCTGTCAATTTCGGAAGGGTCATTGTATTTGAAAGGAATTCTCACATCTCCTTCTACAAGCAATGCTCTTTCTTTGTCCCTTTCAGCTTCCCATCTAAGCACATCCCTGTTTCCAAACATCGGTACATTGAATTTATCTTCAACGTTGTCAAGTCCTGCATATGCCACAAAGGATCCGTGAGGGATTACGATTGCATTCATATCTCTAAGCTGTTGTTGAACCTCCTCATTTACAATATCCTTGAATTCATCAACGATAATGTATTCATCGG contains:
- a CDS encoding HEAT repeat domain-containing protein gives rise to the protein MSNLSFEEAINNLSDDDVKVRKEAIESLVGITDEDAIEPLIKATTDDNAQVRFKAAEILGSMGDVAVDKLIDEFENAEGKDKRFLAFALKETGDKKVIPYFVKATEDDDFGVRKVAVRSLGELQAEEELDTIAKCLEDEDWGVKLAAIQALGDIATDESIDLIKKARKTEDDKDFKKSCNKAIKKAQKRQKAKASGESIVNVIPMSTIKEMEKTNLQKAIKEYEKYVEAKMPKDAPYKRLCVLYRKSNDYDNEVRVIETAIEVFADNDKKLAYFEKRLAKLK
- a CDS encoding ATP-dependent helicase, giving the protein MIEEQTKSYSKKQIFKTLHPWVRTWFNSNFEDFTPAQKKAIIDIHKKNNILISSPTGSGKTLTAFLSVISDLTRLAEKDQLEDKVYCIYISPLKALDNDIEKNLDEPLNGIEKIAGKELGIRKAVRTGDTSQYQRQKMLKKPPHILITTPETLSILLVAPKFREKLSHVKYVIIDEIHSLAENKRGVHLSLSLERLQHLIGQYTRIGLSATVSPLEEVAKFLVGYEYGVERNCKIVNINYLKELDMEVMCPVSDIVLADEEDTKLGMYDLLDDLIWENKTTLIFTNTRSGTERFVYNLKKMYPMHYNNSNIMAHHSSLSKEVRLETENKLKEGKLKAVVSSTSLELGIDIGYIDLVVLINSPKSVARALQRIGRSGHKLHEKSRGKIIVTDRDDLVECSVLLKNAKEGKIDKISIPKNCLDVLAQHIYGMSIENPWDIDYAYDVIRKSYCYKDLSRDDYEDVLSYMAGEYPELEERYVYAKIWIDYEENTFGKRGKLARMLYSTNIGTIPDSSGVLVKCDGETVGKIEETFMERLKKGDTFVLGGRTFRFNYGKGMTINVSPASGPPTIPSWFSQQLPLAFDLAMDIQQFRDHMDSRFQYRRSKEEIMEFIHEYLYVDDFAANSIYEYFIEQFKYAQIPTKRRLLIEYYKGFGGRRFVIFHSLFGRKVNDALSRAVAYIVAQKYNMNITISISDNGFYLSSDGKIGGLESFREITPENFETILTNALNKTETLASRFRHCAGRSLMTLRRYKGESKSVGRQQVRGKILLKFVQDMDDDFSILKEARREALEDYMDIKNALKIIEMIDREEMEIKTINTVIPSPFAFNLVSQGYLDVLNQNDKGEFTKRMHQAILDQIKDKLKDIY
- a CDS encoding DUF5518 domain-containing protein; the protein is MTKWKVVIIGFILAVIVKAFFARYEFIGLLIVGFITGYIAHSGMLGGLWNAAVAGAFGTIVSAILFVLATTIGGSFLGIFGGLTGFTISGISSIFLVIGDLIYYAIVMGITGAIGGAIASKNDN
- a CDS encoding formate--phosphoribosylaminoimidazolecarboxamide ligase, translated to MGEVKKEDILDILAGYDKENITIATLGSHTSLHILQGAKEEGFRTAIVCQKGREIPYQRFNVADEYIIVDEFKDIVNEEVQQQLRDMNAIVIPHGSFVAYAGLDNVEDKFNVPMFGNRDVLRWEAERDKERALLVEGDVRIPFKYNDPSEIDRPVMVKFPGARGGRGYFVASSTEEFDAKIDAMKARGWLEDSDVEAAHIEEYVSGCNYCIHYFYSALDDTVELMGMDTRYESSIDGFVRMPAKDQLDIDLSPSYVVTGNHPAVIRESLLPQVFDIADKLTESAKKLVAPGLNGPFCMQTLVNDNLEVICFEISARTDGGTNTFMDGSPYSYLTYGKPMSMGRRVAVEIKRGIERDELEKIIT